Proteins from a single region of Mucilaginibacter daejeonensis:
- a CDS encoding ATP-dependent DNA helicase, which translates to MPASEQISASFPFEPAPQQRELFGKLHQFLLSDNGYECFLLRGYAGTGKTTVLSALVKALRAYNLKSVLLAPTGRAAKVITGYSGRKAFTIHKRVYRKRSAMNVDDMFMLATNLSEDTLFIVDEASMISDEAMGTARDTLLRDLVNYVYNTKNCKLMLVGDTAQLPPVGSEYSPALDASILSEDLGLQVFSFELTEVLRQQKNSGILHNVTAVRELIRHEEANYPQIVTKGYKDVYRMTGERLEEGLSYAYGKYGFDGTLVICRSNKNANLYNQQIRNRILMREEELTGGDQIMVVRNNYFWLQGGEEASTGFIANGDIARIKRVRRIEELYGFRFADVQIEFIDYAEDPVIDCKVLLEALYADSPALSADDQKRFFLEVMKDYEHLPTRREKLAELKLNPYYNALQIKFAYAVTCHKAQGGQWEAVFIDQGYLTEEMLNTDFLRWFYTACTRATTELFLVNFNQRFYAAPAEG; encoded by the coding sequence ATGCCAGCAAGCGAACAGATCAGCGCATCATTTCCTTTCGAACCTGCACCTCAGCAACGTGAGCTGTTCGGCAAGTTGCACCAGTTCTTGCTGAGCGATAACGGTTACGAGTGCTTCCTGCTGAGAGGATATGCCGGTACCGGTAAGACAACCGTGCTCAGTGCCCTGGTAAAGGCTTTGCGAGCGTACAATTTAAAGTCAGTACTGTTGGCGCCTACCGGTAGGGCCGCTAAGGTGATCACCGGCTATTCAGGGCGTAAGGCCTTCACCATACATAAGCGGGTCTACCGTAAACGCTCGGCCATGAATGTGGATGACATGTTCATGCTGGCCACCAATCTGTCTGAAGATACTTTGTTCATTGTCGACGAGGCCTCCATGATATCTGACGAGGCCATGGGCACCGCTCGAGATACGCTTCTGCGTGATCTGGTGAACTATGTTTACAACACCAAGAACTGCAAGTTGATGTTGGTAGGCGATACGGCACAGCTTCCGCCCGTCGGTTCTGAGTATAGCCCTGCATTGGATGCCAGCATATTGAGCGAGGACCTGGGTCTGCAAGTGTTCAGTTTTGAATTGACCGAAGTTTTAAGGCAACAAAAGAATTCGGGTATACTGCATAATGTGACCGCCGTACGGGAGTTGATCAGGCACGAAGAAGCCAACTATCCTCAGATCGTGACCAAAGGGTACAAGGATGTATACCGCATGACCGGTGAGCGGCTGGAAGAAGGGTTGAGTTATGCGTATGGTAAATATGGTTTCGACGGCACTTTGGTTATCTGCCGGTCAAATAAGAACGCTAACCTGTACAATCAACAGATCCGTAACCGCATACTCATGCGTGAGGAAGAACTGACCGGCGGCGACCAGATCATGGTGGTGCGTAACAACTACTTTTGGCTGCAAGGGGGCGAAGAAGCAAGCACAGGATTTATTGCCAATGGCGATATCGCCCGTATCAAAAGAGTAAGGCGGATAGAGGAACTGTATGGATTCCGGTTCGCTGATGTGCAGATCGAGTTCATTGACTATGCAGAGGACCCGGTGATCGATTGCAAGGTATTGCTCGAAGCGCTGTATGCTGACTCGCCGGCACTATCTGCTGATGATCAGAAGCGATTCTTTTTGGAGGTGATGAAGGATTACGAACATTTACCTACCCGGCGCGAGAAACTGGCCGAACTTAAACTTAATCCGTATTACAACGCTTTACAGATCAAGTTCGCTTATGCCGTCACCTGCCATAAAGCACAGGGTGGCCAATGGGAGGCCGTATTTATTGACCAGGGGTACCTGACCGAAGAAATGTTAAATACCGACTTCCTCCGATGGTTCTATACCGCATGTACCCGCGCCACTACTGAACTTTTCCTTGTCAATTTCAATCAGCGCTTTTACGCCGCACCAGCCGAAGGGTAA
- a CDS encoding DUF3822 family protein, whose translation MNDALYHYIDPSFSHLEVGHYTLTLLLGEQRFSLSVLYGQQLMVWRKDAPIAELTSPGEVQEVLNFGYQDVITAVRSANFTLVPQIVFEEDGITEIARFLDVHATDTVMAQPLDDNNEVVFKITQTQAEALNRFGTARTLFGAKGWLKAIASAQPSGDELYVNICDGQFDIAYFQNSSLQLFNTFEFGHEDELAYYAAFICQQLKLDMSKVTLILSGMIAEGNQRYTDLLSTMFKSVQLNTITVANIPDRFAKHQLLAITSLPLCASLADA comes from the coding sequence ATGAACGACGCCTTATACCATTACATTGACCCAAGTTTTAGCCACCTGGAGGTAGGCCATTACACTTTGACGCTGTTGCTTGGTGAACAAAGGTTCTCTTTGTCTGTACTTTACGGTCAACAATTGATGGTTTGGCGTAAAGATGCACCGATCGCCGAACTTACTTCGCCCGGCGAGGTGCAGGAGGTGCTCAACTTTGGTTATCAGGACGTGATCACCGCTGTGCGATCGGCCAACTTTACGCTGGTACCTCAAATAGTATTTGAGGAAGACGGCATTACAGAAATAGCCCGATTTTTAGACGTGCATGCCACTGATACCGTGATGGCCCAGCCTTTAGACGATAACAATGAGGTGGTGTTCAAGATCACCCAAACACAGGCCGAGGCCTTGAACCGCTTTGGTACCGCTCGTACATTGTTCGGTGCAAAAGGTTGGTTAAAGGCTATTGCCAGCGCTCAACCATCAGGTGATGAGTTGTACGTGAACATCTGCGACGGCCAGTTCGATATCGCCTACTTTCAGAATAGTTCGCTGCAATTGTTCAACACTTTTGAGTTCGGTCATGAGGATGAGCTGGCCTATTATGCGGCGTTCATCTGTCAGCAACTTAAGCTCGACATGAGCAAAGTCACTTTGATCCTGAGCGGCATGATCGCCGAAGGCAACCAACGTTACACTGACCTGCTCTCTACTATGTTCAAGTCGGTGCAGTTGAACACTATTACGGTAGCCAACATACCCGACCGCTTTGCTAAGCACCAATTGCTGGCAATAACCTCACTGCCATTATGCGCATCATTGGCGGACGCTTAA
- the rsmD gene encoding 16S rRNA (guanine(966)-N(2))-methyltransferase RsmD — protein sequence MRIIGGRLKGLRLDPPKNLPVRPTTDMAKEALFNILQNQIDLEGIKVLDLFSGTGNLALEFASRFAQSVTAVDRSIHCINYLKGTARKHGLTQISTYKADVFKYLEMETEQYDLIFADPPYDLSRIPEIPKIIFEKNLLLPGGMLIVEHQSMQNLSNHFNFTEQRRYGHSSFSFFHLEEDDDSQE from the coding sequence ATGCGCATCATTGGCGGACGCTTAAAAGGGCTTCGGTTAGACCCTCCCAAAAACCTCCCGGTACGGCCTACTACCGATATGGCAAAGGAGGCTCTTTTCAATATCCTGCAAAATCAAATAGATCTGGAAGGCATCAAGGTGCTCGACCTGTTCAGCGGGACCGGTAACCTGGCACTTGAATTTGCATCGCGCTTTGCCCAGAGTGTTACCGCTGTTGACCGTAGCATACACTGCATCAATTACCTTAAAGGTACTGCACGCAAGCACGGACTGACGCAAATTAGCACGTATAAAGCAGATGTATTTAAGTACCTGGAGATGGAGACAGAACAATATGATCTCATTTTTGCCGACCCTCCGTACGATCTGAGCCGCATACCCGAGATACCCAAGATCATTTTTGAGAAGAACTTGCTACTGCCGGGCGGAATGCTGATCGTTGAGCACCAGTCAATGCAAAACCTGAGCAATCATTTCAATTTTACCGAGCAACGGCGGTATGGCCATTCGTCATTCTCATTCTTCCATTTGGAAGAGGACGACGATAGCCAAGAATAA
- a CDS encoding 4'-phosphopantetheinyl transferase superfamily protein: MISAGNDIVSLAHTDKVRTERPAFYKRILSPTEIERYEQGYHQSMPLHHYVWLSWSAKEAAFKFLQRHHPHLVFSPTKFTVINLTPPTEEPSVTVVKELNDRIFDTDKGYHGRILHDKHTLYFRSFSSQEVIHTLVSNDQSFNNIRWGLLLTDDDSPAGLSAAVREAATERLHTLYGQSAVITKDERGIPLISSSGIDSTEPISLSHHGQYVGYVFNNR; this comes from the coding sequence ATGATCAGTGCAGGCAATGATATCGTATCATTAGCCCATACTGATAAGGTCCGCACAGAGCGGCCGGCTTTCTATAAAAGGATACTTTCCCCCACTGAGATAGAGCGGTATGAACAGGGATATCACCAGTCCATGCCGCTTCATCATTATGTATGGTTGTCATGGTCGGCTAAAGAGGCTGCCTTTAAATTTCTTCAAAGACACCATCCTCACTTAGTATTCTCGCCTACCAAGTTTACCGTCATAAATCTTACTCCACCTACAGAGGAACCATCTGTTACGGTAGTCAAAGAGCTAAACGATCGAATATTTGATACGGATAAAGGCTATCATGGTCGCATACTTCATGATAAACACACACTTTATTTTCGCTCATTCTCCTCACAGGAAGTGATACATACCCTCGTTAGCAACGACCAAAGCTTTAACAACATCCGCTGGGGTTTACTGCTCACCGATGACGATTCGCCGGCGGGGTTGTCCGCTGCGGTCAGGGAAGCGGCTACGGAAAGGCTCCACACTCTTTACGGCCAAAGTGCCGTGATCACAAAAGATGAACGGGGGATACCGTTGATCAGTAGCTCAGGAATTGATAGTACCGAGCCAATTTCATTATCGCACCACGGTCAATACGTGGGTTATGTGTTCAATAATAGGTGA
- a CDS encoding acyl carrier protein yields the protein MTRQEILDELKIVISPYTTHKDKLAEMNDDTDLLKDLQINSANLVDIIIDAEAKYDIEIDYDSADKMMNVGTCIDVISEKLNEKA from the coding sequence ATGACAAGACAAGAGATATTAGATGAACTTAAAATAGTTATCTCACCATACACTACTCATAAAGATAAACTTGCCGAGATGAACGATGATACTGACCTGCTTAAAGATCTGCAGATCAACTCGGCCAACCTGGTCGATATCATTATTGATGCGGAAGCCAAATATGATATCGAGATCGATTATGATTCGGCCGATAAGATGATGAACGTAGGTACTTGTATCGACGTGATCAGCGAAAAGCTAAATGAAAAAGCATGA
- a CDS encoding beta-ketoacyl-[acyl-carrier-protein] synthase family protein, whose translation MAKRVVITGMGVVSPNGVGIPAFLNSLQQGTSGIKFMPHYRELNFSCQVAGMPAFEWSILKDYISEVVLHGLKGTNIGYGLVAALDAWADAGLERETVEPRWDTGCIFGNSVADTEAMKNVITRVDNKEVKKLGSRVVEQAMNSSVTSYISGRLGLANKVMTNSAACATGTQAILMGYEYIKHGYAPRMLVGSAEHVDTYVYGAFDSMRVLSRKFNDEPERASRPMSATAGGFVPGSGAGAMILEDLDVALERGAHIYAEILGGATNSGGQRLGGTMTAANSVGVVRCVTEAIERSGVHTNDIDLISGHLTATNADRQEIQNWVQALGRRGDNFPLINSVKSMIGHSLSAAGSIEAVASVLQIVHGFVHPNINFEDPNPAITDLVSLNNIPTEMIKKEVNIVAKANFGFGDVNSCLILSKYTQ comes from the coding sequence ATGGCTAAGCGCGTTGTGATCACCGGTATGGGTGTGGTATCGCCCAATGGGGTGGGCATCCCAGCCTTTCTGAACTCTTTACAACAGGGTACTTCAGGCATTAAATTCATGCCGCATTACCGTGAGCTTAATTTTAGCTGCCAGGTAGCGGGTATGCCTGCCTTTGAGTGGAGTATCCTGAAAGATTACATTTCGGAAGTGGTGCTGCACGGCCTCAAAGGGACCAACATAGGTTATGGCCTTGTTGCCGCGCTTGATGCCTGGGCCGATGCAGGCTTGGAGCGTGAGACCGTTGAGCCGCGCTGGGATACCGGTTGCATATTCGGGAACAGTGTGGCCGATACCGAGGCCATGAAGAATGTGATCACCCGGGTAGATAACAAAGAGGTAAAGAAATTAGGGTCACGTGTGGTGGAACAGGCCATGAATAGCAGTGTGACCTCCTATATATCGGGCAGGTTAGGGCTGGCCAATAAGGTGATGACCAATTCGGCCGCATGTGCCACAGGTACGCAGGCCATTTTAATGGGCTACGAGTATATTAAACATGGTTATGCACCACGCATGCTGGTGGGTAGCGCTGAGCATGTGGACACCTACGTATACGGCGCATTTGATTCGATGCGCGTACTGTCACGCAAGTTCAATGACGAGCCCGAGCGAGCATCAAGACCCATGAGTGCTACTGCCGGAGGCTTTGTCCCGGGATCAGGTGCCGGTGCCATGATATTGGAAGACCTGGATGTAGCGTTAGAGCGTGGCGCTCACATTTACGCTGAGATATTGGGTGGTGCCACCAACTCTGGCGGGCAACGTTTGGGCGGCACCATGACGGCCGCAAATTCGGTAGGAGTGGTGCGCTGCGTCACCGAGGCTATTGAAAGGTCGGGTGTTCATACTAATGATATCGACCTCATCAGCGGTCATCTTACCGCCACTAATGCCGACAGGCAGGAGATACAGAACTGGGTACAGGCCCTGGGCCGCAGGGGCGACAACTTTCCGCTCATCAATTCCGTAAAATCAATGATCGGTCACTCGCTCAGCGCGGCCGGATCGATCGAGGCGGTGGCATCGGTATTACAGATCGTGCATGGTTTCGTTCACCCCAACATCAACTTCGAGGACCCTAACCCGGCCATCACTGATCTGGTAAGTTTGAACAATATTCCTACCGAAATGATAAAAAAAGAAGTTAATATTGTAGCTAAAGCCAATTTTGGCTTTGGCGATGTTAACTCGTGTTTGATCTTAAGTAAATACACTCAATAA